From the Priestia koreensis genome, one window contains:
- a CDS encoding valine--tRNA ligase, translating to MAEQEINLSTKYDPKAIEANRYQYWLDGKFFEATNDPEKEPYTIVIPPPNVTGKLHLGHAWDTTLQDILTRMKRMQGYDVLWLPGMDHAGIATQAKVEQKLRSEGKSRYDLGREKFVEETWKWKEEYAEHIRQQWAKLGLGLDYSRERFTLDEGLSKAVNEVFVSLYKKGLIYRGEYIINWDPATKTALSDIEVIHQDVQGAFYHMRYPLTDGSGHIEIATTRPETMLGDTAVAVHPEDERYKHLIGKKVMLPIVNREIPIVGDDYVDMEFGSGAVKITPAHDPNDFEVGNRHDLERILVMNPDGTMNEKAGKYEGMDRFECRKQLVKDMQEAGVLFKIEEHMHSVGHSERSGAVVEPYLSTQWFVKMQPLADEAIKLQEKEDEKVTFVPDRFEKTYLRWMENIRDWCISRQLWWGHRIPAWYHKETGEVHVDHEPPADVENWEQDTDVLDTWFSSALWPFSTLGWPETASLDYQRFYPTAALVTGYDIIFFWVSRMIFQGIEFTEQRPFKDVLIHGLVRDSEGRKMSKSLGNGVDPMEVIDQYGADSLRFFLSTGSSPGQDLRYSTEKVEATWNFANKIWNASRFALMNMDGLTFEEIDLSGEKSVADKWILTRLNETIENVTKLADKYEFGEVGRVLYNFIWDDFCDWYIEMAKLPLYGEDEAAKKTTRSVLAYVLDNTMRLLHPFMPFITEEIWQNLPHEGESIAAAKWPEVRTEFTDDTAAEEMRLLVDIIRSVRNIRAEVNTPMSKQIKLYIKAKDADIEAKLAKNEAYIVRFCNPSELEISTSVTIPEKAMTSIVTGAELILPLEGLINLDEEIKRLEKELDKLTKEVERVQKKLSNQGFIAKAPEQVIEEERKKEADYVEKREAVQARINELKG from the coding sequence ATGGCTGAACAAGAGATCAATCTTTCAACGAAATACGATCCGAAAGCTATTGAAGCTAACCGCTATCAATATTGGTTAGACGGCAAATTTTTTGAAGCAACAAACGACCCTGAAAAGGAACCATATACAATCGTTATTCCACCACCAAACGTAACAGGTAAGCTGCATTTAGGTCACGCATGGGATACAACGCTACAAGATATTTTAACACGTATGAAGCGTATGCAAGGATACGATGTACTTTGGTTACCTGGTATGGACCATGCGGGGATCGCGACACAAGCGAAGGTAGAGCAAAAGCTTCGCAGTGAAGGGAAGTCACGCTATGATCTTGGACGTGAAAAATTCGTTGAAGAAACGTGGAAGTGGAAAGAAGAGTACGCTGAGCACATTCGTCAGCAGTGGGCAAAGCTTGGTCTAGGACTAGACTATTCACGCGAGCGCTTCACGCTTGATGAAGGATTGTCAAAAGCGGTTAATGAAGTATTCGTTTCACTATACAAAAAAGGTCTTATTTACCGCGGTGAGTATATCATCAACTGGGACCCCGCTACAAAAACAGCTCTTTCTGATATCGAAGTTATTCACCAAGATGTTCAAGGTGCATTTTATCATATGCGCTATCCGCTTACAGATGGAAGCGGACATATTGAAATTGCGACAACGCGTCCAGAAACAATGCTTGGCGATACAGCAGTAGCCGTTCACCCTGAAGATGAGCGCTATAAGCATTTAATCGGTAAAAAGGTGATGCTACCAATCGTAAACCGTGAAATCCCAATCGTTGGTGATGACTACGTAGATATGGAATTTGGTTCTGGTGCGGTTAAAATTACGCCAGCACATGACCCGAACGATTTTGAAGTTGGGAATCGCCACGATCTAGAGCGTATCCTAGTTATGAATCCAGACGGAACGATGAACGAAAAAGCTGGTAAGTATGAAGGAATGGATCGCTTCGAGTGCCGTAAGCAACTTGTAAAAGATATGCAAGAAGCAGGCGTATTGTTCAAGATCGAAGAACACATGCACTCTGTTGGTCACAGTGAGCGCAGTGGGGCTGTTGTTGAGCCATATCTTTCTACACAATGGTTCGTAAAAATGCAGCCACTAGCAGACGAAGCAATCAAGCTTCAAGAAAAAGAAGACGAAAAAGTAACGTTTGTACCGGATCGTTTCGAAAAAACATACCTACGCTGGATGGAAAATATCCGCGACTGGTGTATTTCTCGTCAGCTTTGGTGGGGTCATCGTATTCCAGCTTGGTACCACAAAGAAACAGGTGAAGTTCACGTAGACCACGAACCGCCAGCAGACGTTGAAAACTGGGAACAAGATACAGACGTACTTGATACATGGTTCAGCTCAGCGCTATGGCCGTTCTCTACATTAGGCTGGCCTGAAACGGCTTCTCTTGACTACCAGCGTTTCTACCCAACAGCGGCTCTTGTAACAGGTTACGACATTATCTTCTTCTGGGTATCTCGCATGATTTTCCAAGGTATTGAGTTCACAGAGCAACGTCCGTTCAAAGATGTACTCATTCACGGTCTTGTTCGTGATTCTGAAGGCCGTAAGATGAGTAAATCATTAGGAAACGGTGTTGATCCGATGGAAGTGATCGATCAATACGGTGCCGATTCCCTTCGTTTCTTCTTATCAACGGGAAGTTCACCAGGTCAAGATTTACGCTACAGCACAGAAAAAGTAGAAGCAACATGGAACTTTGCTAACAAGATCTGGAATGCTTCACGTTTTGCGCTAATGAACATGGACGGCTTAACGTTTGAAGAAATCGACTTAAGCGGTGAAAAATCAGTAGCAGACAAATGGATTTTAACTCGTTTAAATGAAACGATTGAAAACGTAACGAAGCTTGCAGATAAATATGAGTTCGGTGAAGTAGGTCGTGTTCTTTATAACTTCATCTGGGATGACTTCTGTGACTGGTACATTGAAATGGCGAAGCTGCCATTATACGGTGAGGACGAAGCAGCGAAGAAAACAACTCGCTCCGTACTTGCTTACGTATTAGACAACACAATGCGACTTTTACATCCGTTCATGCCGTTTATTACCGAGGAAATTTGGCAGAACTTGCCGCATGAAGGCGAATCAATCGCTGCAGCGAAGTGGCCAGAAGTTCGCACTGAATTTACGGATGATACAGCGGCTGAAGAAATGCGTTTGCTTGTAGACATCATTCGCTCTGTTCGTAACATCCGTGCGGAAGTAAATACGCCAATGAGCAAGCAAATTAAGCTTTATATTAAAGCGAAAGATGCGGATATTGAAGCGAAGCTAGCGAAAAACGAGGCGTATATCGTACGTTTCTGTAATCCAAGCGAGCTTGAAATTTCAACAAGCGTAACGATTCCTGAAAAAGCGATGACATCCATCGTAACAGGAGCGGAGTTAATTCTTCCACTTGAAGGATTAATCAACTTAGATGAAGAAATTAAGCGTCTTGAAAAAGAACTTGATAAGCTTACAAAAGAAGTTGAGCGCGTACAGAAGAAATTAAGCAATCAAGGATTTATTGCCAAAGCACCTGAACAAGTAATTGAAGAAGAGCGCAAAAAAGAAGCAGATTACGTTGAAAAACGTGAAGCTGTTCAAGCTCGTATTAATGAACTTAAAGGGTAA
- the ysxE gene encoding spore coat protein YsxE — translation MINQPPQIDYGPLLQAYQLQVNFIEDYGKVKKIYTDRGVYALKELDDPTLRSLSFIQSIQRLYQKGFMQMVPVYRTVDGQYTVQNGSQTFYLMPWLVNDQKEERDIRYHKLFQELANMHALSSHEVKVTEDDIKKHYDQLTTAWDQRKEELENFIGECEKRIYMSPFELSFCTFYQDAVKAIDFGRGKLDDWYEQVKEKEKMRLVTIHGKLSPKHFVYDNNGNGYFINLEKSKAASPIYDLVSFYTRSNRTYPIPSMESYDWFTTYQQHFKLTGDEMLLLHSYLAFPESVYRAISNYNTRRSERDEVGHVRSILYAFWQLKNIEQLNIQIVGAEQQKKLAEEAAAQSQS, via the coding sequence ATGATAAATCAACCACCGCAAATTGACTACGGGCCGCTTTTACAAGCGTATCAGCTGCAGGTCAATTTTATTGAGGATTACGGGAAAGTAAAAAAGATTTATACTGATCGAGGAGTGTACGCACTAAAGGAACTAGATGATCCGACATTGCGCAGTCTTTCGTTCATTCAAAGCATTCAGCGTCTTTATCAAAAGGGATTTATGCAAATGGTTCCTGTTTATCGAACAGTTGACGGTCAATATACGGTTCAAAATGGTTCACAAACCTTTTATCTGATGCCGTGGCTTGTGAACGATCAAAAAGAAGAACGAGATATTCGTTATCATAAGCTGTTTCAAGAACTTGCGAATATGCATGCCCTATCTTCTCATGAAGTAAAGGTGACAGAAGATGACATCAAAAAGCATTACGACCAGCTCACGACTGCTTGGGATCAGCGCAAAGAGGAGCTTGAGAATTTCATTGGGGAATGCGAGAAGAGAATTTATATGTCACCGTTTGAGCTCAGCTTTTGTACGTTTTACCAAGATGCCGTAAAAGCAATTGATTTCGGTCGTGGCAAGCTTGACGATTGGTATGAGCAAGTGAAAGAAAAAGAGAAAATGCGTCTAGTAACCATCCACGGGAAACTATCACCTAAGCATTTTGTGTATGACAACAACGGAAACGGCTATTTTATTAACCTTGAAAAATCAAAAGCCGCTTCACCGATTTACGATTTGGTGTCCTTTTATACAAGGTCAAATCGAACGTATCCAATTCCGAGTATGGAAAGCTATGATTGGTTTACAACTTATCAGCAGCATTTTAAGCTAACAGGTGATGAAATGCTCCTTTTACACAGCTATTTAGCTTTTCCAGAGAGCGTGTACCGAGCTATTTCAAACTACAATACGAGAAGAAGCGAGCGTGATGAAGTCGGACACGTACGCAGTATTCTATACGCGTTTTGGCAGCTGAAAAATATTGAGCAGCTGAACATTCAAATTGTGGGTGCAGAACAACAAAAAAAGCTGGCTGAAGAAGCAGCAGCTCAGTCACAAAGTTAA